One Drosophila kikkawai strain 14028-0561.14 chromosome 3L, DkikHiC1v2, whole genome shotgun sequence genomic window carries:
- the LOC121502741 gene encoding uncharacterized protein, whose translation MEPITIDSSDEEDTAPNGAYDRPTTGRDPRLRPGAYYAGRPTRACPTGIRQARGPTRAPSSPMQPTMPRAPPRRATPHPTFESSDESPSASPTRRAAPPTPPRPSGHSRAPSPPMRPSMSRAPPRRATPHPMSESSDESPPPRRAAPPTPPRPSGRSISPFYTDRTGRRIPCSQAPPSGPYQGSYNPGPPNPDAPGHSRWFHNPRPAPGHPDPTAAAPPPAGHYSPCSPRQQDPESDEDDDEEGDSRSSSPAAPTRDEDYVLEDATDSDATPLYPGHHGEEAGEQSNDDAQTISSDSEPDDGAPSAAHYQWEGEERYGFWRGSWIQLIHARYTSILIEAPFRPTPDPIVTFPPSPERLCPPAVASTGEDAVLPIFPGDRADDNAPLASTSQQALRHITDKAYDNAPRASTSRQALHNISDQTYNNAPRAPTSQPALRISDQIDDDAPLASSSQGSIPTADETTEHGYQPTGKAMLWESESSDSETETGQKFRRKETQPRPQPNFAMPDQRSSAHRREIATAMNALHNAAETNRRAANHNRSTTHEEVTPPATPRVGFGDRGFDLSPGTMDILMEELEPGVEGLVQELIPDWDPSAPPAPHFPRPVPATTTADEVPPPAPHFPRPVPATTTADEVPPPAPRFPRPVPAATTADEVPPPAPRFARRAPPADDFTTDDPAPERVAIPAAWWTNTHDQRVPLAVWQEIARRSHAAQYSRQRFRVRTQEGPYQITMKTTGEVQIRFGRAEFPDLCPAGGPKTLRFGISTRTCFTAIQPPIDPLPRPQPQRHASAASRQHRLFPCPACRRDWRPPTPLPHAVRNPLPCSHRSVTPAQALSVHSVPPRLEDTCSSALVQLGILSRAHSRSVTPAQAHSVHSVPPRLEDTYSSTHAQLRNPLPQLQSRRATLTLVSRVPCTATTTRASAPVSTPRLETLRYTLPPRLHWPFPTPCITPVIPEPLPDRPVASLRAQPELTNTSLTPLAIPSTHVARILGEINQIPPGVHRSCHSAHRRKQYKQAVGASSV comes from the exons ATGGAGCCCATCACTATCGACTCCAGCGACGAGGAGGACACGGCTCCAAATGGAGCATATGACAGGCCAACGACCGGCCGCGACCCCCGGCTACGCCCTGGCGCATACTACGCCGGCAGACCCACGAGAGCCTGCCCAACCGGGATCCGACAGGCTCGAGGCCCTACCCGAGCCCCGTCGTCCCCGATGCAGCCAACCATGCCCAGAGCGCCACCGCGCCGAGCCACGCCGCACCCAACGTTCGAGTCGTCGGACGAGTCGCCTTCAGCCTCGCCAACACGGCGCGCCGCGCCACCAACGCCGCCACGACCCTCGGGCCACTCCCGAGCCCCGTCGCCCCCGATGCGCCCAAGTATGTCCAGAGCGCCACCGCGCCGGGCCACGCCGCACCCAATGTCCGAGTCGTCGGACGAGTCTCCGCCACCACGGCGCGCCGCGCCACCAACGCCTCCACGACCCTCGGGCCGCTCAATCTCTCCGTTTTACACGGACAGAACGGGACGCAGGATCCCCTGCTCCCAAGCTCCGCCGTCGGGACCCTACCAAGGTTCCTACAACCCGGGCCCGCCAAATCCGGACGCGCCGGGCCACTCGCGTTGGTTCCACAACCCGCGCCCCGCTCCAGGACACCCTGACCCGACCGCTGCTGCTCCACCACCTGCAGGGCACTACAGTCCATGCAGCCCTCGCCAGCAGGACCCGGAGTcggacgaggacgacgacgaggagggaGACTCCCGATCCTCCAGTCCAGCTGCCCCGACACGCGACGAGGACTATGTACTGGAGGATGCCACCGACAGCGACGCCACCCCTCTGTACCCCGGACACCACGGGGAGGAAGCCGGCGAACAGAGCAACGACGACGCTCAAACCATTAGTAGCGACAGCGAGCCAGACGATGGTGCCCCCTCGGCAGCCCACTATCAATGGGAAGGAGAGGAGCGGTACGGGTTCTGGCGGGGATCGTGGATTCAGTTAATCCACGCCCGCTACACCTCCATCCTCATTGAGGCACCCTTCCGGCCAACTCCTGACCCGATTGTCACCTTTCCCCCGTCACCGGAGAGGCTGT GTCCGCCCGCCGTCGCCAGCACTGGGGAGGATGCGGTCCTACCCATCTTCCCCGGCGACCGGGCCGACGACAACGCACCACTGGCATCCACGAGCCAACAAGCGCTTCGCCACATCACCGACAAAGCCTACGATAACGCCCCACGGGCATCCACGAGTCGACAAGCGCTCCACAACATCAGCGACCAGACTTACAACAACGCCCCACGGGCGCCCACGAGCCAACCCGCGCTCCGCATCAGCGACCAGATCGATGACGACGCACCGCTAGCATCATCAAGCCAAGGCTCGATCCCCACCGCCGACGAGACCACCGAGCATGGCTACCAGCCCACCGGGAAGGCAATGCTATGGGAATCGGAGAGCAGCGACAGCGAGACAGAGACGGGGCAAAAATTCCGCCGCAAGGAGACACAACCACGGCCACAGCCGAACTTTGCTATGCCTGACCAGCGATCCTCGGCCCACCGCCGCGAGATAGCCACTGCAATGAACGCGCTACACAACGCTGCCGAGACCAACCGCCGGGCAGCAAACCATAACCGCTCCACTACCCACGAGGAGGTCACTCCCCCAGCCACCCCACGTGTCGGCTTCGGAGATCGCGGGTTCGATCTCTCTCCGGGCACGATGGACATACTCATGGAGGAGCTCGAGCCGGGAGTAGAGGGTCTTGTACAAGAATTAATCCCAGACTGGGACCCAAGTGCCCCTCCAGCGCCGCATTTCCCGCGCCCAGTCCCTGCGACCACCACCGCCGACGAGGTCCCACCTCCAGCACCGCATTTCCCGCGCCCAGTCCCTGCGACCACCACCGCCGACGAGGTCCCACCTCCGGCACCGCGCTTCCCGCGCCCAGTTCCTGCGGCCACCACCGCCGACGAGGTTCCACCTCCGGCGCCACGCTTTGCTCGTCGAGCCCCTCCGGCGGATGATTTCACCACCGACGACCCAGCGCCCGAGCGAGTCGCCATACCAGCCGCCTGGTGGACTAACACGCACGACCAGCGAGTTCCACTGGCGGTTTGGCAGGAGATAGCGCGCCGGAGCCATGCCGCACAGTACTCCCGTCAGCGCTTCCGCGTCCGCACGCAGGAAGGACCATACCAAATAACAATGAAGACAACAGGAGAAGTGCAGATCCGTTTCGGCCGGGCTGA GTTCCCCGATCTCTGTCCCGCTGGCGGCCCCAAAACACTGCGTTTCGGCATTTCCACTCGCACGTGTTTTACGGCCATCCAGCCTCCCATCGATCCTCTCCCGCGtccacagccgcagcgtcacgccagcgcAG cttcacgccagcacaggctctttccgtgcccagcgtgccgccgcgactggagacCACCTACTCCTCTGCCCCACGCCGTTAGGAATCCTCTCCCGTGCTCCCatcgcagcgtcacgccagcacaggctctttccgtgcacagcgtgccgccgcgactggaggacacctgctcctctgccctcgtTCAGTTAggaatcctttcccgtgcccacagccgcagcgtcacaccagcacaggctcattccgtgcacagcgtgccgccgcgactggaggataCCTACTCCTCCACCCACGCCCAGCTTAGGAATCCTCTGCCGCAACTGCAGTC CCGCCGCGCCACACTAACGCTGGTTTCCCGCGTCCCGTGTACCGCCACGACTACGAGGGCATCCGCGCCCGTGTCCACTCCTAGATTAGAGACACTTCGATACACGCTGCCGCCCCGCCTGCATTGGCCATTCCCCACACCGTGCATCACCCCGGTGATACCAGAACCTCTGCCTGACCGACCCGTAGCCAGCCTCCGTGCCCAGCCGGAGTTGACTAACACCTCGCTGACGCCCCTGGCCATTCCCTCGACCCACGTCGCCCGAATTCTGGGCGAGATCAACCAAATCCCGCCGGGAGTCCACCGGAGTTGCCACTCCGCGCACCGGCGAAAACAGTACAAACAAGCAGTAGGCGCAAGCAGTGTCTAA